The Pandoraea vervacti DNA window CCGCGGCGGCAGGGAGTGTCGCGGTCGGTGTCTCGCGCATCGCGTTGTCGGCACACTCGGTCTCGGAATCGGTCGCGGGGTGCGTGGTCGGTTTCTCCGTCTGGGCCGCGTTTGCGTGGTTCACGCGGGGCGACGACACCCCCAACGTCAAGACGCTGCCGATGGCCGCCAGCCTGTTCGCCCTCATGATCTGGCTGCACGGCGAGAGCGTACCCACGCAACGCTGGATCACCGACATCGCGCTCATGATGTCGGGCCGGGAACAGCCATTCAAACGCTACAGTTGGCTGGCGCGCAAGCCCTCCCCCCTGCCCTCGGCACCCGCCATTCCGTCGCCGGTCGGCGCGCCTTCGTCCGTGCGTTGAAGCCGCAGCGACGCGCGAGGATGACGCGTCGGGCCGTGCGCGCAACTTGTCGGAGATCAGAGTCGTCATACGTGGCGTGCGTTATATTCACCGAAACGCCGACACACGTCGCGCGACTGAACGGAGTTCGCCATGCCTGCTCGCAGTGACAAGACGTCCCGTGCTACGAAATCGTCATCCGTGAAGGGCGGCGCGGCGACGTCGCCGTCGTTGTCATCCTCCTCGGCGGCGACTTCCACCGCGTCGCGCGCACGCGGCGCACCGAAATCGACCCGCTCGCCGACACGTCGCGCGACGCCGAAGGGCGCTCCCGCCGTCGACGCTGCGTCGGGCATGACCGCGCCGGACACCTCGCCGTCGCCAGACACCGTCGCCCCCACACCGCCGACATCGCTCACATCGTTCGCCGATCATCTCGATCGCGCCGCCATGGCAGCGACCGCGCGCTTCACCGGCAATGTGTCCCCGGCAGCCGTCGCACTCGCGTGGGCCGACTGGGCGATGCACGCCGCAACGGCGCCGGGCCACCAGTTGAATGTATTCAAGGCGTTCGCGGCCATCGACAGGCCAGCCGCAGCCAAAGCGGGCGAACCGCATGCGGTCGACCGACGCTTTCGCGATCCGTCGTGGGATCAGTTGCCGTTCGCGTGGCTGCGCGAACGATTCCTGCGCGCGCAGGATGTCGTCGACGAAATGACCGGCGACATTCCTGGCGTCGAACCGCATCACCGCGATGTCGTGCGTTTCATGGCCCGGCAATGGCTAGATGTGTTCTCGCCAAGCAACCAATGGTGGGCGAACCCCGAAGTGCTTGCGGCGATTCGCGAAACGCAGGGGCGCAATCTCGTCAAGGGCGCACAGCGCTGGTGGTCGGACGCACGGGATATGGCAGGCGGCAGCGCGCCGGGGGCCGGCCCCGAAGCCTGCAAGGCATTTCGCGTGGGGCATGACATTGCCGCTACGCCGGGCAAGGTCGTCTACCGCAATGCCTACTTCGAGTTGCTTCAATACGCGCCGGGGCAAGCGCAGACATGGCGCGAACCCGTGCTCATCGTGCCGTCGTGGCTGTTGAAGTACTACATTCTCGATCTCGAAGCGCAGCACTCGCTGGTGGGCTATCTGGTCGCGCAAGGCCATAACGTCTTCATGATGTCGTGGCACAACCCTGGCCCGCACGCGCGCGACCGGGGTCTCGAAGACTATCTGGAGTCCGGCCTGCTCACCGCGTTACGTGAGGTCCGGCGGTTGACCGGCAACGTGCCGGTGCACGCCTGCGGTTACTGCCTGGGCGGTACGTTGCTCGCCATCGGGGCCGCGACGCTGGCCCGTCGGGACAGCGAGCGCCCTGCGCGCAGTCGCGACAGGGAGGATGCCAACGCGCTCGCCAGCGTTACGCTGCTTGCTGCGCAGACGGATTTCAGCGAACCCGGAGAACTCGGCCTTTTCATCGATGCCAGTCAGGTCGCCTATCTCGAGGCGATGATGTGGCGGCAGGGGTTTATCAGTGGCGAGCAACTCGCGGGCACCTTCCAGTTGCTCAATTCGCGCGATCTGATCTGGTCGCGGCTCATGCGCGACTATCTGCTTGGCACGCCCGCCCAGACCACCGACTTTACCGTCTGGAATGCCGATACGACACGTATTCCCGCGCGCTTGCACAGCGAGTGCCTGCGAGCGCTGTATCTGAACAACGCCCTGGCGACGGGTTCACTGAACATTGGCGGTCAACCGGTCGCGTTGTCGGACATTCGCGTGCCGATGTTCGTCGTCGCGACCGAGCGCGATCACATCTCGCCCTGGCGTTCCGTCTACAAGATGCACCTGCTCTATCACGCAGACCTGACGTTCGCCCTCGTATCGGGCGGCCACAATGTGGGCGTGGTCTGCGAGCCCGGGCACGCGCGTAGCCATCATCGGGTGGCCACACGCGCGGCGGGCGCGGCGTACCGCGACCCGCAGACCTGGTACGACGCGACCCCCGCCATGCAAAGCTCCTGGTGGCCCGCATGGCAGGCGTGGCTGCTGGCGCAAGGCAGCGGCAAGTCCGTCGCCGCCGCCTGGCCGCCGGCCAAGCCGCTGGACGACGCGCCCGGAACTTACGTGCTCGAGCGCTGAGCATGCCCGCCGCCGCGCTTCGGCGGCACGCGGCCATTGAGCGGCGATTGCTGCGAGACGGCCGCCTCGGTGGCCTGTGCCGCTTCGCTCGACATGCGACGCCACGCATCCATCGTGCCCTGCGTCGCATCGTTGAACGCCTGGAACCATTTCTGCAGCGGCGCCTCGGCCGCCTGCGTGGCGGCGCCCGCCGCCGTCCCGGCGCCGATCAGATCCGGCAAGGTCATTGCACCGGCCATGCCGTGCTGCAACTCTTCAGTCGTCTTGCGGCAGTGCTCGGCCCAGAGCAATTGATTGTTGGCGCACACGGCCAGCCACTCGCGCCAGAACTCGTTTTGCTGCGCGAGCTGACCATTAAGCAGTTGCAGATGGGCGGTGAGCAGTCCATTGAAATCCTTGGCGCCGCCGAGCGACTGTGCCGCTTGCGAATGGGCCTTGAGCAGTGCTTCGTCGCGTTCGACTTGCAACTGATGCGTGCGTTGCGCGGCCTCCAGCAGAATCCCGTAAGCGCCGAGCGCACTGGCAGTGCCGAGTTTGACCAACGCCAGTGCCGGATTCGTTTCCTTTGACATATTGACTCTCCTAAATAAGTAGTTAGCTGCGTCGCTACGCGTTACTCCATGTGCATGCCGCCATTGATGGCGAGGTTGCTGCCCGTGATGAACCCTGCGTCGTCGGAGACGAGGAAGGCGACGAGTGCCGCCACTTCGTCGGGCCGCCCCAGACGACCGACCGGAATCTGCGGAAGAATGCGCGATTCGAGTACCTCCTGCGGCACGGCGGTCACCATCTTGGTCGCCAGATAGCCCGGCGAGATGGTGTTGACGGTCACGCCCGACTTGGCAACTTCGAGCGCGAGCGCTTTGGTGAACCCATGCATGCCCGCCTTCGCTGCGGCGTAGTTCGCTTGTCCGAAGGCGCCGCGGCTGCCGTTGACCGATGAGATGTTGACGATGCGTCCCCAGCCACGGGCGACCATGCCGCCAAAAATCGGCCGGGTCATATTGAAAACGCTGTCCAGATTCGTGCGCAATACCGACTGCCAGTCCTCGGCCGTCATCTTGCGCAGGGTGGCGTCGCGCGTGATCCCCGCATTGTTGATGAGAATATCCACCGCACCGAAGTCCGATTCGATGGCTTTCGCACAAGCCGCGCACGACGCGAAGTCGGCAACGTCGACACGATAGGCGGCGAATTCCCGGCCCGTGGCGCGCATGCGCTCGACCCAGCCTTCGCAATCGTGATTGTTGGGGGAACAGGTAACCGCGACGCGGTACCCGGCATCGGCAAGCCGCAGGCTGATCGCCTCGCCCAAACCGCCCATGCCGCCTGTGACCAATGCTGTTCGTGTTGTCATGGCTATCCGTCTCCGGTTAACGTCTGTCGTTAAACTTCGGATACATCCAGCATAGTCGTGAACGACCGACTCGCTGTGGCAATCGACATCCCCGCATGTCACTGGCTCGAGTTCGTTTGACTTCAATCAAGCCCATAGCGCCGACGCTACACTGTCAGCACCCAAAAATGCCGCCGCCGGCATCGCTGTTGCGTGCCGCTCACGTTGTGAAATGCCGGGTGTCTTCGCTACGATGTCGCCAGTCGTTGCAACTGGCCCGTGTGCGACTCGACGCACATGACAACGTTCCTCGGTTGTGACAATTTGTCCCGGTGACAGCCTTCGCGACAGCCCCGCCGACACAAGGACCTCACATGGTGCATTGCATGCAATCTCACGATGTGCCGACGCTGAATTCGCGTTCACGCCCGACGGCGCTTGATAGGCATCGTACTCCAAATTAATTTGTTGGTAAGTCGTTCCCGACACGTCAACAACAATCCAATGACCCACCCCTATCGATAGTCATAGGGGGGCGCATGTAACGTGCCCACGCCCGTTGCAGGGCGTGGGCAATCCATATATCATCGCCCGTAGATTTAATTCGGGTCACCGGGTCGCGGCGGACGGACGCATCACCGCATTACCGCCTTGCCGCTATGACGCTCACGCCTGCGGCCCCCGGCGACCTTGCCGTCAGCGTCGACAAATTCGTCGTAATCGTTTGTTTTTTCTACTGAATTCCTCACTTTGTGGGTCACGAGCGCATGATGTCCTTATTGCCCGATACCGCTCCTCGACGCCGGCTCGCGCTGGCGCTCGCCACCACCGCCATCGCTGCGGCCGCGCTTGCCGCCTGCTCTCGCAAGGCGCCGCCAGAGCCGCCCCCGCGTCCGGTGGTCGCCGTCGCCGCGAAGCTCGCGGAGCAAACGCCCATTGCCTCGCTTCCCGGGCAGATCGAGGCGCGTTACACCACACCGCTGTCGTTCCGCGTCGCCGGCAAGATCGTCGATCGGTCGGTGCGTCTGGGCGACACCGTGAAGGCGGGCCAGGTCGTGGCACGACTCGACCCTGCCGATCTGTCGAAGAACGCCGCCAGCGCGCGTGCACAGCTCGACGCCGCGCAGCATCAACTCGAATACGCAACGCAAACGGTCACTCGCGATCGGGCGCAGGCGCGTGAAAACCTGATCGCGCCGGCGCAACTCGAACAATCCGAAAATGCCTACGCGAGCGCGTTGGCGCAGCGCAATCAGGCCAGCCAGCAGGCAGCGCTTGCCGGCGATCAATTGAGCTACGGCAATCTCAAAGCGGACCGCGACGGGGTGATCACCGCCGAGCAGGCCGATACCGGACAAAACGTCGGTGCGGGTCAACCGGTGTACCAGTTGGCGTGGACGGGTGATGTCGACGTGATTGCCGACGTGCCCGAGGTCGCCCTCGGCGCGTTCCGTATCGGACAGACGGCGACCGTCTCGTTGCCCGCATTGCCGGGCAAAACGTGGCAGGCACGCGTGCGCGAGATCGCTCCGGCGGCCGACCCCCTGAGCCGCACCTATCGCGCCAAGCTCTCGCTGCTCTCGCCTGGCCCGGAAGTGAAGCTTGGCATGACGGCCAACGTGGCCTTCGCACAGCCGTTGCCCGTCGTGGCCGCTCCGCCAGCCGCGTCCGCGCCGACGGCAGCGTCGGGCACGCCTGCCGCATCAGGTGCGCCGACGACGAACGCCAGCGCGCAGCCGCAGCAAGCTCAGCAACCGATCACGCTGCCCTCCACCGCACTCTTCCATGATGGCAACCAGCCCGCCGTGTGGGTCGTCAAAGCCGACGACACGCTCGTGCTCCGACGCGTGGCCATCGTTCGCTACGGCGAGCGCACCGTCACGGTCGCCGGTGGTATCCAGCCAGGCGAGCGCATCGTCTGGCAAGGCGTTCACACAGTGACCGCCGGCGAGAAGGTTCGCGTCATTGCCCCCCTGCATCCTGAGGATTTCGCGTCATGAGCATGGAAGACGGCAAGCCTCCCCTGCCCCAGGCATCCCAGGACCCAAGCGCCGCCGAACCGAAGGACTACCGCCATGAAGAGGGGCGTTTCAACCTCTCGGCATGGGCGTTGCGACATCGCGCGCTGGTGGTTTTCCTGATCGCAATGGCCACGATTTTCGGCATTCTGGCTTACTCGCGCCTTGCCCAGTCGGAAGATCCGCCCTTCACGTTCCGCGTGATGGTGATCCGCACATTCTGGCCCGGCGCGACTGCCCGGCAGGTGCAGGAACAGGTCACCGACCGTATCGCCCGCAAGCTCCAGGAGATGCCCAACATCGACTTCCAGCGCAGCTATTCGCGCCCGGGCGAGTCGCTGCTGTTCTTCTCGATGAAGGATTCGGCCCCCGCCAGCGAAGTGCCCGAAGAGTGGTATCAGGTGCGCAAGAAAGTCGGCGACATCGCTTACACGCTGCCCCCCGGCGTGCAGGGCCCCTTCTTCAATGACGAGTTCGGCGACGTCTATACGCACATCTTCACCTTGGAAGGCGATGGCTTCGGCCCGGCGCAGCTGCGCAACTACGCGGACGCCCTGCGTACCGTGCTGCTGCGCGTGCCCGGCGTTGCGAAGGTTGACTACTTCGGCGATCAGGACCAGCGCATCTACGTCGAGATCAGCAACACGCAACTCACCCGACTGGGTATCTCGCCCAATCAGATCGCCATGGCCGTCAGCGGCCAGAACG harbors:
- a CDS encoding phosphatase PAP2 family protein, with protein sequence MSNFWITITDFGSAAVTVPLAIALTLWLLCARAWHTALVWVALFGAGSFVVAVSKVMFLGWGLGVREIDFTGVSGHTMFAATVYPVMAWLLLRKLAWPWRALGVLAAAAGSVAVGVSRIALSAHSVSESVAGCVVGFSVWAAFAWFTRGDDTPNVKTLPMAASLFALMIWLHGESVPTQRWITDIALMMSGREQPFKRYSWLARKPSPLPSAPAIPSPVGAPSSVR
- a CDS encoding PHA/PHB synthase family protein — encoded protein: MTAPDTSPSPDTVAPTPPTSLTSFADHLDRAAMAATARFTGNVSPAAVALAWADWAMHAATAPGHQLNVFKAFAAIDRPAAAKAGEPHAVDRRFRDPSWDQLPFAWLRERFLRAQDVVDEMTGDIPGVEPHHRDVVRFMARQWLDVFSPSNQWWANPEVLAAIRETQGRNLVKGAQRWWSDARDMAGGSAPGAGPEACKAFRVGHDIAATPGKVVYRNAYFELLQYAPGQAQTWREPVLIVPSWLLKYYILDLEAQHSLVGYLVAQGHNVFMMSWHNPGPHARDRGLEDYLESGLLTALREVRRLTGNVPVHACGYCLGGTLLAIGAATLARRDSERPARSRDREDANALASVTLLAAQTDFSEPGELGLFIDASQVAYLEAMMWRQGFISGEQLAGTFQLLNSRDLIWSRLMRDYLLGTPAQTTDFTVWNADTTRIPARLHSECLRALYLNNALATGSLNIGGQPVALSDIRVPMFVVATERDHISPWRSVYKMHLLYHADLTFALVSGGHNVGVVCEPGHARSHHRVATRAAGAAYRDPQTWYDATPAMQSSWWPAWQAWLLAQGSGKSVAAAWPPAKPLDDAPGTYVLER
- the phbB gene encoding acetoacetyl-CoA reductase translates to MTTRTALVTGGMGGLGEAISLRLADAGYRVAVTCSPNNHDCEGWVERMRATGREFAAYRVDVADFASCAACAKAIESDFGAVDILINNAGITRDATLRKMTAEDWQSVLRTNLDSVFNMTRPIFGGMVARGWGRIVNISSVNGSRGAFGQANYAAAKAGMHGFTKALALEVAKSGVTVNTISPGYLATKMVTAVPQEVLESRILPQIPVGRLGRPDEVAALVAFLVSDDAGFITGSNLAINGGMHME
- a CDS encoding efflux RND transporter periplasmic adaptor subunit produces the protein MSLLPDTAPRRRLALALATTAIAAAALAACSRKAPPEPPPRPVVAVAAKLAEQTPIASLPGQIEARYTTPLSFRVAGKIVDRSVRLGDTVKAGQVVARLDPADLSKNAASARAQLDAAQHQLEYATQTVTRDRAQARENLIAPAQLEQSENAYASALAQRNQASQQAALAGDQLSYGNLKADRDGVITAEQADTGQNVGAGQPVYQLAWTGDVDVIADVPEVALGAFRIGQTATVSLPALPGKTWQARVREIAPAADPLSRTYRAKLSLLSPGPEVKLGMTANVAFAQPLPVVAAPPAASAPTAASGTPAASGAPTTNASAQPQQAQQPITLPSTALFHDGNQPAVWVVKADDTLVLRRVAIVRYGERTVTVAGGIQPGERIVWQGVHTVTAGEKVRVIAPLHPEDFAS